A window of Acidobacteriota bacterium contains these coding sequences:
- a CDS encoding ABC transporter permease translates to MRACAPVGDPVADGRGTLAAGAGILALLGLLAAAAPVLASGRPWLARVDGRLAVRPPARVVGRAEVLVPAPVPYDPDRIDLARALEPPGPDHPLGTDAQGRDVASRLLHGGRRSLAAGAVATALALAIGAALGTGAGILGPAADTILARAADAVHAFPALVGAIALLGFGGPGGWPAGRVGVVIGLFAWPTLFRYVRAEVRRWSGSDLAAAARASGAGPWRIGLRHLLPHALTPALVPASFLAGGAVLVEAGLGFLGLGIRPPEPSWGNLLRDGMLDGARAWWLALFPGLAVFLTVLGFHLLAEGLRRRLSARDEPSARAR, encoded by the coding sequence ATCCGCGCCTGCGCGCCGGTGGGGGACCCGGTGGCTGACGGGCGGGGAACTCTGGCGGCCGGCGCCGGGATTCTCGCGCTGCTGGGCCTCCTGGCGGCGGCGGCGCCCGTGCTCGCCTCCGGGCGCCCGTGGCTCGCGCGTGTCGACGGCCGGCTCGCCGTCCGGCCGCCCGCGCGCGTCGTGGGGCGGGCCGAGGTGCTCGTCCCGGCCCCGGTCCCCTACGATCCCGACCGGATCGACCTGGCGCGAGCGCTCGAGCCGCCGGGGCCGGACCATCCGCTCGGTACCGACGCCCAGGGACGGGACGTCGCCTCGCGCCTGCTGCACGGGGGCCGGAGGAGCCTCGCCGCCGGCGCCGTCGCCACGGCCCTCGCCCTGGCGATCGGGGCGGCCCTCGGGACCGGTGCCGGGATCCTCGGGCCGGCCGCCGACACGATCCTCGCGCGGGCGGCCGACGCCGTGCACGCCTTCCCGGCGCTCGTCGGGGCGATCGCCCTGCTCGGGTTCGGCGGACCGGGAGGCTGGCCGGCCGGGCGGGTCGGGGTGGTGATCGGGCTGTTCGCCTGGCCGACGCTGTTCCGGTACGTCCGCGCCGAGGTCCGCCGGTGGAGCGGCTCCGACCTCGCCGCCGCCGCCCGCGCGTCCGGCGCGGGGCCCTGGCGCATCGGCCTTCGGCACCTCCTGCCCCACGCACTGACGCCGGCCCTCGTGCCGGCCTCCTTCCTGGCGGGCGGCGCGGTGCTCGTCGAGGCCGGACTCGGCTTTCTCGGGCTCGGCATCCGGCCGCCCGAGCCCTCCTGGGGGAACCTGCTGCGGGACGGGATGCTCGACGGGGCTCGAGCTTGGTGGCTCGCGCTGTTTCCCGGCCTCGCCGTCTTCCTGACCGTCCTGGGCTTCCACCTGCTCGCGGAGGGGCTCAGGCGGCGGCTGTCGGCGCGCGACGAGCCGAGCGCGCGGGCGCGCTGA